In one window of Mucilaginibacter auburnensis DNA:
- a CDS encoding SRPBCC family protein, producing the protein METLHFKILINATREKVWKTTLDDATYREWTSAFMPGSYAVTDWQKGSKTLFLGPDGSGMVSRIAENIPNEFLSIEHLGEIKDGVEDTTSEKVQQWSGAFENYTLKDVDGQTEFSVDCDMADDYADMFKDIWPKALAKLKEVAERE; encoded by the coding sequence ATGGAAACACTGCACTTTAAAATTCTGATCAACGCGACACGCGAAAAGGTTTGGAAAACAACACTTGATGATGCCACCTACCGTGAGTGGACCTCGGCATTTATGCCGGGCTCATATGCTGTAACAGATTGGCAAAAAGGAAGCAAAACCTTATTTCTGGGTCCGGATGGTTCGGGCATGGTATCTCGCATTGCCGAGAACATTCCTAATGAATTTTTATCAATAGAACACTTGGGCGAAATAAAAGACGGTGTGGAAGACACAACCAGCGAAAAGGTACAACAATGGAGCGGCGCCTTTGAAAATTACACACTTAAAGATGTTGACGGCCAAACCGAATTCTCGGTTGACTGCGATATGGCCGACGATTATGCAGACATGTTTAAAGATATATGGCCCAAAGCATTAGCTAAGTTAAAAGAAGTGGCAGAGCGTGAGTAA